The following are encoded together in the Pleurocapsa sp. FMAR1 genome:
- a CDS encoding glycosyltransferase, with protein sequence MTHFGIICPAATGHLNPMTTLGYELKQRGHRVTVIGIEDAHSKVQAAGLGFQVIGKSNFPKGASKDFFTHLGNLSGLKAVKHTLQWIADYADTVLRDAPEVIQKADIEALLVDQVSPEGGSVAEYLGIPFISVCSAMMLNQDLNVPPYFTSWDYDPSWRGLLRNQLGKVLRNSLAKSLRKVINGYRQQWNLSPYNNFNESYSSLAQICQQPRKFEFPRKTLPTCFHFTGSFSNPASREPVSFPYDQLTGQPLIYASLGTVQNRLLWIFQMIAEACVDLDVQLVVALGGGTSPDSLPELPGNAIAVGYAPQLELLQKAALTITHAGMNTTLESLSNGVPMIAIPITNDQPGIAARIAWTGTGEVVPLKKVSVERLRKAIEQVLTDDSYQENALKLQEAIKQAGGASKAADIIEQVVSTGKPVL encoded by the coding sequence GTGACTCATTTTGGTATTATTTGCCCAGCAGCAACAGGTCATCTTAACCCGATGACGACTCTCGGTTATGAACTCAAACAACGAGGACATCGCGTTACCGTAATCGGCATTGAAGATGCTCACTCAAAGGTTCAGGCAGCGGGATTGGGATTTCAGGTAATTGGCAAGTCTAATTTTCCCAAAGGAGCAAGCAAAGATTTTTTTACTCACTTAGGCAATCTCAGTGGATTGAAGGCAGTCAAGCACACACTTCAATGGATTGCCGATTATGCAGATACCGTTTTGCGAGATGCCCCAGAAGTGATTCAGAAAGCAGATATTGAAGCATTGTTGGTAGATCAGGTTTCTCCCGAAGGAGGTTCGGTTGCCGAATATCTAGGTATACCTTTTATAAGTGTGTGTAGTGCCATGATGCTAAATCAAGACTTAAATGTGCCTCCCTACTTTACTTCTTGGGATTACGATCCTTCTTGGCGAGGACTTCTTCGCAATCAATTGGGTAAAGTACTGCGTAATAGTTTAGCAAAGTCTCTACGCAAGGTTATTAATGGTTACCGCCAGCAGTGGAATCTATCTCCCTATAACAATTTTAATGAATCTTATTCCTCATTGGCTCAAATTTGCCAACAGCCACGGAAATTTGAATTTCCGAGAAAGACACTACCAACTTGCTTTCATTTCACAGGCTCTTTTAGCAACCCAGCAAGTCGAGAGCCTGTTTCTTTTCCCTATGACCAACTAACGGGACAACCACTAATTTATGCTTCGCTGGGTACTGTCCAAAATCGTCTGCTCTGGATTTTTCAAATGATTGCCGAAGCCTGCGTTGATTTAGATGTTCAATTAGTTGTTGCTTTAGGCGGTGGAACTAGTCCCGACTCTCTGCCAGAATTACCTGGAAATGCGATCGCTGTTGGCTATGCACCTCAATTAGAACTATTACAAAAAGCAGCTTTGACCATAACTCACGCAGGCATGAATACAACCCTCGAATCTTTAAGTAACGGTGTACCAATGATAGCTATTCCCATCACCAATGACCAACCAGGAATAGCAGCACGGATTGCCTGGACGGGTACAGGAGAAGTAGTACCATTGAAAAAAGTAAGCGTTGAGAGGCTACGCAAAGCGATCGAGCAAGTCTTAACAGACGATTCTTATCAAGAGAATGCTCTAAAGCTACAAGAGGCAATTAAGCAAGCTGGGGGAGCAAGTAAAGCTGCCGATATTATCGAACAGGTGGTTTCTACAGGTAAGCCAGTTTTATAG
- a CDS encoding NAD-dependent epimerase/dehydratase family protein: MGVAIVTGSAGLIGSEAVRFFSSLGMDVVGIDNDMRKFFFGEEASTKWNRQKLEKEIDSYQHREVDIRDYEKIEEIFQHFGQDIALIIHTAAQPSHDWAASDPFSDFTVNANGTLNLLQATREYCPEAVFIFTSTNKVYGDLPNALPLKELEKRWEIDSAHKYYDGISEDMSIDQCKHSLFGASKVAADVLVQEYGRYFGIRTASFRGGCLTGPNHSGTELHGFLAYLVKCTAIGKPYTIYGYKGKQVRDNIHSSDLIAAFHEFYKNPRVGEVYNIGGGRESNCSMLEAIAIAQELSGKKLDYSYTEDNRSGDHIWYVSDLSKFKSHYPDWSLKYNINQILAEIYESGVERWN, encoded by the coding sequence ATGGGTGTAGCAATTGTCACTGGATCGGCGGGTTTAATTGGCTCTGAAGCTGTAAGATTCTTTAGCAGTCTAGGAATGGACGTTGTTGGTATTGACAACGACATGAGAAAGTTCTTTTTTGGAGAAGAAGCTTCGACGAAGTGGAATCGCCAAAAGTTAGAAAAAGAAATTGATAGTTATCAGCACCGTGAAGTAGATATAAGAGATTACGAAAAGATCGAAGAAATCTTTCAACATTTTGGTCAAGATATTGCTTTAATAATTCATACTGCTGCTCAACCTTCTCACGACTGGGCTGCTAGCGATCCCTTTTCCGACTTTACGGTTAATGCCAACGGAACGTTAAATCTTTTACAGGCAACTCGTGAATATTGTCCTGAAGCAGTATTTATCTTTACATCTACTAATAAAGTATATGGAGATCTACCCAATGCCCTGCCTTTAAAAGAGCTAGAAAAACGCTGGGAAATAGATTCTGCTCATAAATATTATGATGGAATATCGGAGGACATGAGTATTGACCAGTGTAAACACTCTTTATTTGGAGCTTCTAAAGTTGCAGCAGATGTTCTAGTTCAGGAATATGGACGCTACTTTGGCATTCGTACAGCTTCCTTTAGAGGCGGTTGTTTAACAGGACCAAATCATTCTGGAACTGAGCTACATGGCTTTCTGGCATACTTGGTAAAATGTACGGCTATTGGCAAACCCTACACAATCTATGGCTATAAGGGAAAGCAGGTCAGAGACAATATTCATTCTTCTGATTTAATTGCAGCTTTCCACGAATTTTACAAAAATCCTCGCGTTGGGGAAGTTTACAACATTGGTGGTGGACGAGAAAGCAATTGTTCAATGCTAGAGGCGATCGCCATTGCCCAAGAGCTTTCGGGCAAAAAACTTGATTATTCATATACTGAAGATAATCGTAGTGGCGATCATATCTGGTATGTGAGCGACCTTTCCAAATTTAAATCTCATTATCCAGACTGGTCACTCAAATACAATATCAATCAGATTTTAGCGGAAATTTACGAAAGTGGTGTCGAGAGGTGGAATTAA
- a CDS encoding MotA/TolQ/ExbB proton channel family protein, producing MENILQLLKSGGVVMIPLLGLSIYSVAIILERSLFWLKISRGQNSVVKQLLNQYREDSQAASIMLKRHLNLPIARIFSVALSLERSTPEKFKLALESAAQAEIPILKRFNNSLETVIGVAPLLGLLGTVLGLITALSSLKLGDIESSQAAGVTGGIGTALISTAAGLIVAIATLFFASIFRGLYLQQIALIQEVGGQLELFHLDKYEQQEIYRK from the coding sequence ATGGAAAATATACTACAGCTTTTAAAAAGTGGTGGGGTGGTTATGATTCCCTTATTAGGGCTATCAATTTACTCTGTGGCAATAATTTTAGAGCGATCGCTTTTTTGGCTGAAGATATCCCGTGGGCAAAACAGTGTAGTAAAACAACTGCTCAACCAATATCGAGAAGATTCTCAAGCAGCTAGCATCATGCTCAAACGTCACCTCAATTTACCCATTGCCCGCATTTTTTCTGTCGCCCTGTCATTAGAGCGCTCGACACCAGAAAAATTCAAGCTGGCATTAGAAAGTGCTGCTCAAGCAGAAATACCAATCTTGAAGCGATTTAACAATTCTTTGGAAACAGTAATCGGTGTTGCGCCATTATTAGGCTTGCTGGGTACGGTTTTAGGTCTAATCACTGCTTTATCTTCTTTAAAATTAGGTGATATAGAATCATCTCAGGCAGCAGGAGTTACAGGAGGTATTGGTACAGCTTTGATTTCTACCGCAGCAGGATTAATTGTGGCGATCGCCACTCTCTTTTTTGCCAGTATTTTTCGAGGGCTATACCTACAGCAAATCGCCCTAATTCAAGAAGTTGGGGGACAATTGGAACTATTTCACCTTGATAAATACGAACAGCAAGAAATTTATCGAAAATAG
- a CDS encoding ExbD/TolR family protein: MRLPEEPDLPPQINILPMIDVIFAILVFFIVSSLYLTRSEGLPVNLPGAKTAVVQKAKQITVSLDKEGKLTIDSKPAQLNQLKTEIEKLIKTESNATVIINADKTVEHGQVVDVIDQLRQIPQVQLAIAAKKESIEN; the protein is encoded by the coding sequence ATGCGCTTACCTGAAGAACCAGATTTACCACCCCAAATTAATATTTTGCCGATGATCGATGTGATCTTCGCAATTTTAGTATTTTTTATTGTTTCTAGCCTCTATTTGACTCGCTCTGAAGGTTTACCCGTCAATCTGCCTGGTGCTAAAACTGCCGTAGTTCAAAAGGCTAAACAGATTACCGTAAGTTTAGACAAAGAAGGCAAGTTAACTATAGATAGTAAACCCGCTCAACTGAATCAGTTAAAAACCGAGATTGAAAAACTTATTAAAACCGAGTCAAATGCTACGGTAATAATCAATGCTGATAAAACCGTAGAGCATGGTCAGGTAGTAGACGTAATCGATCAGCTACGGCAAATTCCTCAAGTGCAACTGGCGATCGCTGCTAAAAAAGAATCTATAGAGAATTAA
- a CDS encoding WecB/TagA/CpsF family glycosyltransferase — MLNQGKYSVLGINVCAVDYEFAVCKITSAAKNKQPCAVSALAVHGVMTGFMDRTHARRLNGLDLVLPDGQPVRWALSWLYKQQLPDRVYGPNLTLKVAESLTKEGLSIYLYGSEKETLNKFAHNLAQLYPGLKIAGMEASKFRRLTEEERLELVERIKASGANAVFLGLGCPRQETWAYEYRNLLGIPILAVGAAFDFHAGTLPQAPKWMQDAGLEWFFRLIQEPKRLWQRYAILNPLYLWNVFQQYLGLRKFAPKMPNGDEKLESYG; from the coding sequence ATGCTTAATCAAGGAAAATACTCAGTATTAGGAATCAATGTCTGTGCTGTAGACTATGAGTTTGCCGTCTGCAAAATTACCTCCGCGGCTAAAAACAAACAGCCTTGCGCCGTTAGTGCCTTAGCCGTACATGGCGTAATGACTGGATTTATGGATCGTACCCACGCCAGACGTTTAAATGGCTTAGATTTAGTTCTGCCCGACGGTCAACCTGTGCGTTGGGCATTGTCCTGGCTATACAAGCAGCAGCTACCAGACCGTGTTTATGGTCCTAACCTGACTCTCAAAGTAGCCGAATCTTTGACAAAAGAAGGCTTGAGCATATATCTATATGGCAGCGAAAAAGAAACTCTAAACAAGTTTGCTCATAATTTAGCTCAACTTTATCCTGGATTAAAAATTGCGGGAATGGAAGCTTCTAAATTCAGAAGACTTACCGAAGAAGAGCGTTTAGAGTTGGTTGAACGTATCAAAGCATCTGGAGCTAATGCCGTCTTTTTAGGTCTTGGTTGTCCCCGACAAGAAACCTGGGCTTATGAGTATCGAAACCTCTTAGGTATACCAATTTTGGCAGTTGGTGCTGCTTTTGACTTCCATGCAGGAACATTACCTCAAGCTCCCAAATGGATGCAAGATGCGGGTTTAGAATGGTTTTTTCGTCTAATTCAAGAGCCAAAAAGATTGTGGCAGCGTTACGCAATTCTTAATCCTCTATATCTTTGGAACGTATTTCAGCAGTATTTAGGTTTGAGAAAATTTGCGCCTAAAATGCCCAATGGCGATGAAAAACTAGAATCTTATGGCTAA